One region of Rhodocaloribacter litoris genomic DNA includes:
- a CDS encoding TolC family protein has protein sequence MPNPFSPDASIMMTRAAALRLFACLLLVPGGCSALAQPVPADTVHLGLAEAIGRALAVSPEVGAVAAERDFAEARAGLARASRFLTEFNFTSAHAPGPGLKNVGDTPVDALYLNPDVRNDWDDLRPFTRVEVEMLQPLYTWGELGGNIRAAQHGVAVESAAVQAKEAEVALRTGELYYNLLLAGALRRVAGEAGDAVARAKAEIEKLLDEGAEDVDEADRFQVLITEQELRRRAAEVEQKYLTAQAALARQLFLPEGTVVVPVDATLEPVAFTLEPLEAYTARALARRPELAQAEAGLAAREALIDVARSDYYPKLFLGASATFSAIAGRHRQRNPYVGDPFLSRGVQVGLGLRQKLNFAQTRARVEQARAAYEEVRFQAEAARQLILFEVEEAYRNVSIAREALAAREEALRLSKEWLRTEQINFDLDIGDTDNLIKAVQANLELQAAVYEAIRAYNVAVLRLQRAAGLLPGDAGNGTLVD, from the coding sequence ATGACCCGTGCCGCTGCCCTGCGTCTGTTTGCCTGCCTCCTTCTCGTCCCCGGCGGGTGTTCCGCGCTCGCCCAGCCCGTGCCGGCCGACACCGTGCACCTCGGCCTGGCCGAAGCCATCGGCCGGGCGCTCGCCGTGAGCCCCGAGGTGGGGGCCGTGGCGGCGGAACGCGACTTTGCCGAGGCCCGCGCCGGGCTGGCCCGCGCCAGCCGGTTCCTGACCGAGTTCAACTTCACCTCGGCCCATGCGCCCGGTCCCGGCCTGAAAAACGTCGGCGACACCCCGGTCGACGCCCTTTACCTGAACCCCGACGTGCGCAATGACTGGGACGACCTGCGCCCGTTCACCCGCGTCGAGGTGGAGATGCTCCAGCCCCTCTATACCTGGGGCGAGCTGGGGGGAAACATCCGGGCAGCGCAGCACGGGGTGGCGGTGGAATCGGCGGCGGTGCAGGCGAAGGAGGCCGAGGTAGCCCTCCGCACCGGCGAGCTGTACTACAACCTGCTCCTCGCCGGCGCCCTTCGCCGTGTGGCCGGCGAGGCCGGCGACGCCGTGGCCCGCGCCAAAGCCGAGATCGAGAAACTCCTGGACGAAGGCGCCGAGGACGTCGACGAGGCCGACCGGTTTCAGGTGCTGATCACGGAACAGGAACTCCGGCGCCGTGCCGCGGAGGTCGAGCAGAAATACCTCACGGCGCAGGCGGCGCTGGCCCGCCAGCTTTTCCTGCCCGAGGGGACGGTCGTGGTGCCCGTGGACGCCACCCTCGAACCCGTAGCCTTCACGCTGGAGCCTCTCGAGGCCTACACGGCCCGGGCGCTGGCCCGCCGCCCCGAGCTGGCCCAGGCCGAGGCCGGTCTCGCCGCCCGCGAAGCCCTCATCGACGTGGCCCGGTCGGACTATTACCCCAAGCTGTTTCTCGGAGCCTCGGCCACCTTCTCGGCCATCGCCGGCCGTCACCGCCAGCGTAACCCGTATGTGGGCGACCCCTTCCTGTCCCGCGGGGTACAGGTGGGGCTGGGCCTCCGGCAAAAGCTCAACTTTGCCCAGACCCGTGCCCGCGTCGAGCAGGCCCGGGCCGCCTACGAAGAGGTGCGCTTTCAGGCGGAGGCGGCCCGGCAGCTCATCCTGTTCGAGGTGGAAGAGGCCTATCGCAACGTCTCCATCGCCCGGGAGGCCCTGGCCGCCCGGGAGGAAGCCCTGCGTCTCAGCAAGGAGTGGCTGCGCACCGAACAGATCAACTTCGACCTCGACATCGGCGACACCGACAACCTCATCAAGGCCGTGCAGGCGAACCTGGAACTGCAGGCGGCGGTTTACGAAGCCATCCGGGCCTACAACGTCGCCGTGCTGCGGCTGCAACGCGCCGCCGGCCTCCTGCCGGGCGATGCCGGAAACGGCACGCTTGTTGACTGA